In Streptomyces sp. NBC_00569, a single genomic region encodes these proteins:
- a CDS encoding pyridoxal phosphate-dependent aminotransferase: MQVIQSTKLANVCYEIRGPVLEEAMRLEAAGHRILKLNTGNPAAFGFECPPEILEDMLRNLGDAHGYGDAKGLLAARRAVMMHYQTQGVETDVENVFIGNGVSELIVMAMQGLLDDGDEVLVPAPDYPLWTAAVSLSGGTAVHYRCDEQSDWMPDLADVERKVTDRTKAIVIINPNNPTGAVYSDDMLRGLTDIARRHNLLVCSDEIYDKILYDGATHTPTAAIAPDLLTLTFNGMSKAYRVAGYRVGWMAISGPRAHADSYIEGLTILANMRLCANMPGQHGVVAALTGRQTITDLVLPGGRLKEQRDTAYELLTQIPGVTCVKPKGALYLFPRLDPKVFKVKDDRQMVLDLLRAEKIMVVHGTGFNWPEPDHFRVVTLPTVGQLTEAVTRIGRFLDGYSQP, from the coding sequence ATGCAGGTGATCCAGTCGACGAAGCTCGCCAATGTCTGTTACGAGATCCGGGGCCCGGTGCTCGAGGAGGCGATGCGTCTGGAGGCAGCAGGCCACCGCATCCTCAAGCTCAACACCGGCAACCCGGCCGCGTTCGGCTTCGAGTGCCCGCCCGAGATCCTCGAGGACATGCTCCGCAACCTCGGCGACGCGCACGGCTACGGGGACGCGAAGGGCCTGCTCGCGGCGCGCCGCGCGGTGATGATGCACTACCAGACCCAGGGCGTGGAGACGGACGTCGAGAACGTCTTCATCGGCAACGGCGTCTCCGAGCTGATCGTGATGGCGATGCAGGGGCTCCTCGACGACGGTGACGAGGTCCTCGTCCCGGCACCGGACTACCCCCTGTGGACGGCCGCGGTCTCCCTCTCCGGCGGCACGGCCGTGCACTACCGCTGCGACGAGCAGTCCGACTGGATGCCCGATCTCGCCGACGTGGAGCGGAAGGTCACCGACCGCACCAAGGCGATCGTGATCATCAACCCGAACAATCCGACGGGCGCCGTCTACAGCGACGACATGCTGCGCGGCCTGACCGACATCGCCCGCCGCCACAACCTCCTGGTCTGCTCGGACGAGATCTACGACAAGATCCTCTACGACGGCGCGACGCACACGCCGACCGCCGCCATCGCCCCCGACCTGCTGACCCTCACCTTCAACGGCATGTCGAAGGCGTACCGGGTGGCCGGTTACCGCGTGGGCTGGATGGCGATCTCCGGGCCGCGCGCGCACGCCGACTCGTACATCGAGGGCCTCACGATCCTGGCGAACATGCGGCTGTGCGCGAACATGCCGGGCCAGCACGGCGTCGTCGCGGCGCTCACCGGCCGCCAGACGATCACCGACCTGGTGCTGCCGGGCGGCCGCCTGAAGGAGCAGCGGGACACCGCGTACGAGCTGCTGACGCAGATCCCGGGCGTGACGTGCGTGAAGCCGAAGGGCGCGCTGTACCTCTTCCCGCGGCTCGACCCGAAGGTGTTCAAGGTCAAGGACGACCGGCAGATGGTCCTCGACCTGCTGCGCGCCGAGAAGATCATGGTCGTGCACGGTACGGGGTTCAACTGGCCGGAGCCGGATCACTTCCGGGTGGTCACGCTGCCGACGGTCGGCCAGCTCACGGAGGCCGTGACCCGAA